In Papaver somniferum cultivar HN1 chromosome 1, ASM357369v1, whole genome shotgun sequence, a genomic segment contains:
- the LOC113348135 gene encoding uncharacterized protein LOC113348135: MVAIFLYVIAHHHKNRVVGFQFKRSGDTISRHVNTVLKGVIRLQGELLKEPVAVATSSVDQRWNCFKNCLGALDGTHISVHVATADKPRYRTRKSAIATNVLGVCSQDLEVTYVYPGWEGSAADSRVLREAIYKINGLKVPHGYYYLVDAGYPNSGGFLAPFRGQRYHLKEWGRDRLEPRTTGELFNMKHCRARNVIERVFGLLKMRWAILRGPSWYPVNIHCRFIMACCLIHNLIRRETPMDEFLPEDEYEDGPINLVSPQESRMIEHVDSSNYWDVQRKELADQMWERWTARRRRRINLVVNRQVMAPHRNWVQAEDDILVDVLTELALDGKWKSDTGFKSGYLKVIEQKLAEKLPNSGLSTTNIDSRIKTLKKHSMSINEMLNAGSGFEWDYVNNKLVCEKNLFDEWAKYQVIQVVRVSSKYKGSVYGKVFPHLDALVEIFAEDRANSKGAASLDEELEDIDKEDEQERENETEQETEHEQSNQSGSVDEANNSNDKGRRRKRVRSSSLDIGSGESSGDSNGLNLMDNSFSKFVLGNLSHFEAIRSTLAQESNTNEQLFEELQKIDGLNDDDVMDAASIILDSTTKTKMFFGMDEGKRAHYVKNRILK, from the exons ATGGTGGCGATATTTTTATATGTAATTGCGCATCACCATAAGAATAGAGTTGTGGGTTTTCAATTCAAGCGATCAGGAGATACGATTAGTAGACATGTGAACACGGTGTTGAAAGGAGTTATTAGGCTTCAAGGAGAGTTGTTAAAAGAACCGGTAGCAGTCGCTACAAGTTCAGTTGACCAAAGATGGAATTGCTTTAAG AACTGCCTAGGGGCATTAGATGGAACACATATTAGTGTCCACGTTGCTACAGCAGACAAGCCTAGGTATCGTACAAGGAAAAGTGCAATTGCTACCAATGTCTTAGGTGTATGTTCTCAAGATTTGGAGGTTACATATGTATATCCTGGATGGGAAGGATCAGCTGCCGATTCTCGTGTTCTTAGGGAAGCCATTTACAAAATAAATGGCTTAAAAGTTCCACATG GTTACTATTACCTTGTCGATGCCGGTTATCCAAATAGTGGAGGATTTCTTGCTCCCTTTAGAGgtcaacgttatcatttgaaGGAATGGGGGAGAGATCGTCTAGAACCCAGGACAACTGGAGAGTtattcaatatgaaacattgtaGGGCTAGGAATGTGATTGAAAGAGTTTTCGGATTGTTGAAAATGAGATGGGCAATACTTAGGGGTCCCTCATGGTATCCTGTGAACATACATTGTCGTTTTATCATGGCTTGTTGTTTGATACATAACCTTATTAGGAGAGAAACGCCGATGGATGAATTTTTACCGGAAGATGAATATGAAGATGGACCAATTAATTTGGTTTCTCCTCAAGAAAGTCGAATGATCGAACATGTTGATTCCTCGAATTATTGGGATGTTCAGAGAAAGGAGTTGGCAGATCAAATGTGGGAAAGATGGACTGCACGTAGACGTAGGCGCATA AACTTGGTTGTAAACAGGCAAGTAATGGCACCTCATCGGAATTGGGTACAAGCTGAAGATGACATATTGGTTGATGTTTTGACGGAACTTGCGCTCGATGGCAAGTGGAAAAGTGATACAGGATTCAAATCTGGCTATTTGAAAGTGATTGAACAGAAATTAGCTGAGAAACTACCCAATTCCGGGTTAAGTACTACCAACATTGATTCTAGAATCAAGACCCTGAAGAAGCATTCAATGTCAATCAACGAAATGCTAAATGCTGGCAGTGGTTTTGAATGGGATTATGTCAACAATAAGCTTGTGTGTGAGAAGAATTTATTTGATGAATGGGCTAAG TATCAAGTCATACAAGTAGTACGGG TCTCATCCAAGTATAAAGGGAGTGTTTATGGGAAAGTTTTTCCTCATTTGGACGCATTGGTTGAAATATTTGCTGAAGATAGAGCAAATAGTAAAGGAGCTGCGTCTTTAGATGAAGAGTTAGAAGAcatagataaagaagatgaacaagaaagGGAGAAcgaaacagaacaagaaacagagCATGAACAAAGTAACCAGTCTGGATCAGTGGACGAAGCCAATAATAGCAATGATAAAGGTAGGAGAAGGAAAAGGGTTAGATCATCTTCTTTGGATATTGGATCCGGTGAATCAAGTGGTGATTCGAATGGTCTTAATTTGATGGATAATTCTTTCAGCAAGTTTGTATTAGGCAATCTTTCACATTTTGAAGCGATTCGTAGTACATTGGCTCAAGAATCAAACACCAACGAGCAGTTGTTTGAGGAGCTGCAGAAAATTGATGGTcttaatgatgatgatgtgatggatGCTGCATCGATTATACTTGATTCGACTACAAAGACTAAAATGTTTTTCGGGATGGACGAAGGAAAGAGGGCTCACTATGTGAAGAATAGAATACTCAAGTAG